The following are encoded together in the Oceanobacillus zhaokaii genome:
- a CDS encoding S8 family serine peptidase, whose translation MGKNSKARTKGFSIIAVLLMVFSLLAPAAISAEANTTAINKLSSSLVEQFENEEKVTFIVDFKDKANTAKVAGQAKEEANKANLSAEKAELSQRESVINELKATANQSQANVKALLNNNSDVEEVKSFHITNSIVVTATQEVAEEIAAYDEVSSIIPNLEIKVDEPVSESTNNLQNAEEDFYNIYRVNAPEVWEQGINGEGLVVASIDSGAQWDHPSLINNYRGYNAETGDVDHSASFFDAVNGQEAAYDDHGHGTHVTGTMVGTGDGLEIGVAPGAKFIAAKALDSTNAGYLEDMLAAAEWMLAPGGDAANAPDIVNNSWGISGATPEQVDEYFRDVIGVWDNAGIFSVFAAGNDGQTDEGTVGIPALYPEAFAVGATDRNDALAAFSSNGPSPYGETKPDVSAPGVEIVSAYPGDRYAYMSGTSMAAPAVSGVAALLLQANPDATVEELKNVLKETATPLTNKTYTEVPNNGFGHGLVDALAAVNAIAEQPEEPEVPEQPEEPAKEIERLFGHSRYDTAIEVSQKGWADDSVDKVIVARGDDFSDALAGVPLAYAWDTPILLTRSDRMLDSTLAEIERLGAEDVYVLGGPIAVSEKAEKTLENAGYTVSRIQGQSRFDTAVEIANELTDGKSEEVVIANSHKFPDALTIGSFAAQAGVPILLTKDSSIPEATANALTDLGVTDSLVVGGPLVVSEEVEAQLPNAERLDGRDRYGTNIAILENLGEDVDSLYVATGTDYADALTGAVLAAKEGKGLVLVRNIVPENINTYLSGKELEDLTIFGGPVAISDAVKEALEAILNQ comes from the coding sequence ATGGGGAAGAATTCTAAGGCACGTACAAAAGGGTTTAGTATTATTGCCGTATTGTTAATGGTATTCTCATTACTTGCTCCAGCAGCAATTAGTGCAGAAGCAAATACAACTGCAATAAATAAATTATCAAGTAGTTTAGTAGAACAGTTCGAAAATGAAGAAAAAGTTACTTTTATTGTAGACTTTAAAGACAAGGCAAATACTGCTAAAGTTGCAGGTCAAGCTAAAGAAGAAGCTAATAAGGCTAACTTGTCAGCAGAAAAAGCAGAGCTTTCACAACGTGAATCTGTTATTAATGAATTAAAAGCAACTGCAAATCAATCACAAGCGAACGTGAAAGCATTACTTAACAACAATAGTGATGTTGAGGAAGTTAAATCTTTCCATATCACGAATTCAATTGTTGTAACAGCTACACAAGAAGTCGCTGAAGAAATTGCAGCATATGATGAGGTTTCAAGTATTATTCCTAACTTAGAAATTAAAGTGGATGAACCAGTAAGCGAATCAACAAATAATCTTCAAAATGCAGAAGAAGATTTCTATAATATTTACCGTGTAAATGCTCCAGAGGTATGGGAGCAAGGAATTAATGGAGAAGGGCTAGTTGTTGCTAGTATTGATTCTGGTGCACAATGGGATCATCCTTCATTAATCAATAACTACCGTGGATATAATGCGGAAACTGGAGATGTTGATCACTCAGCTAGTTTCTTTGATGCTGTAAATGGGCAAGAAGCAGCATACGATGATCATGGACATGGAACACATGTTACTGGAACAATGGTTGGAACTGGAGATGGATTAGAAATTGGTGTCGCTCCAGGAGCAAAATTCATTGCTGCCAAAGCACTAGACTCTACTAATGCAGGATATTTAGAGGATATGCTTGCTGCAGCTGAGTGGATGCTTGCACCAGGTGGAGATGCAGCTAATGCACCAGACATCGTTAATAATTCATGGGGAATTTCAGGAGCTACACCAGAGCAAGTTGATGAATATTTCCGTGATGTAATTGGAGTCTGGGATAATGCTGGCATTTTCTCAGTATTTGCAGCAGGAAATGATGGTCAAACAGATGAAGGAACAGTAGGAATTCCAGCACTTTACCCAGAAGCTTTTGCTGTTGGGGCAACGGATAGAAATGATGCACTTGCAGCATTCTCATCTAATGGACCTTCACCATACGGAGAAACAAAACCAGATGTTTCAGCTCCTGGTGTAGAAATTGTTTCAGCATACCCAGGTGACAGATATGCTTATATGAGCGGAACATCAATGGCAGCACCCGCAGTATCTGGTGTAGCAGCACTTCTGCTTCAAGCTAATCCAGATGCGACAGTAGAAGAATTGAAGAATGTATTAAAAGAAACAGCAACACCATTAACAAATAAAACATACACAGAAGTGCCAAATAATGGATTTGGTCATGGTTTAGTAGACGCACTTGCTGCAGTCAATGCAATTGCTGAACAACCTGAAGAGCCAGAAGTACCAGAACAACCGGAAGAACCAGCAAAAGAAATTGAACGTCTATTTGGACATAGCCGTTATGACACTGCAATTGAAGTTAGTCAAAAAGGTTGGGCAGATGATTCAGTAGATAAAGTTATCGTTGCACGTGGTGATGATTTCTCTGACGCATTAGCAGGAGTTCCATTAGCATATGCTTGGGATACACCAATCTTATTAACTCGCAGTGATCGCATGTTAGATTCAACATTAGCTGAAATTGAGCGACTAGGTGCAGAAGATGTATATGTTCTTGGTGGTCCAATTGCAGTTAGTGAAAAAGCAGAAAAAACACTTGAAAATGCAGGTTATACTGTAAGTCGTATTCAAGGACAATCAAGATTTGACACAGCAGTAGAAATTGCTAACGAACTTACAGATGGTAAGTCTGAAGAAGTTGTTATTGCAAACAGCCATAAATTCCCGGATGCATTAACAATCGGTTCATTTGCAGCACAAGCTGGAGTTCCAATTCTTTTAACAAAGGATTCTAGTATTCCAGAAGCAACTGCTAATGCTCTAACAGATCTTGGCGTTACTGATTCATTAGTTGTTGGTGGACCATTAGTTGTATCTGAGGAAGTAGAAGCACAGCTTCCAAATGCAGAGCGTTTAGATGGTCGTGACCGTTATGGCACTAACATTGCTATTTTAGAAAATCTTGGGGAAGACGTTGATTCTCTATATGTAGCAACTGGTACTGATTATGCAGATGCATTAACTGGTGCAGTACTTGCAGCTAAAGAAGGAAAAGGATTAGTATTAGTACGAAATATCGTACCAGAAAATATTAATACGTATCTATCAGGAAAAGAACTTGAAGATTTAACGATCTTCGGTGGACCAGTAGCAATAAGCGATGCAGTTAAAGAAGCGCTAGAAGCTATTCTTAATCAATAG
- a CDS encoding glycosyltransferase family 4 protein, producing MSITAELIIAFLISAFTALLVTPLIKKFAFKINATDKPDNQRKTHNGVKASLGGLAIFIGAIPGFLFLQPEHPQMTAIIVGACIMIITGLIDDIFDLKPIYKLIGQIAAALVVVSSGLIIEKLTMPFFGTVYLEELGYLITIIWIVGASNAINFIDGLDGLAAGVSAIGLTSILVMAVMDYRIVVAYLCIVLIGSCVGFLYHNFYPAKIFMGDTGALFLGYSIAVISMLGLFKNVALFSFIIPIIVIAVPIFDTVLAIIRRTISRQSLATADKKHIHYQLVKMGFSHRASVLIIYAFSFFFGVLAITFNSGTLLTSLIILGIVVIGLQVMAEMSGLMLKGKQPLLNGMRRIVGVRERGK from the coding sequence ATGTCAATTACTGCTGAATTAATTATTGCATTTCTGATTTCAGCCTTTACCGCATTACTTGTAACACCATTAATTAAAAAATTTGCTTTTAAAATAAATGCAACAGATAAACCGGATAATCAGAGAAAAACACATAATGGTGTGAAAGCAAGCTTAGGTGGGTTGGCTATCTTTATTGGTGCTATACCTGGATTTTTATTTTTACAGCCTGAGCATCCGCAAATGACGGCAATCATTGTCGGCGCATGCATTATGATAATAACAGGATTGATAGATGATATATTTGATTTAAAACCAATCTATAAGCTAATCGGACAAATAGCCGCGGCGCTAGTCGTTGTCTCTTCGGGCTTGATTATTGAAAAGTTAACGATGCCTTTCTTTGGGACAGTCTATTTAGAAGAGCTAGGTTACCTAATAACAATAATATGGATCGTTGGGGCCTCGAATGCAATTAATTTCATTGATGGACTGGATGGTCTCGCTGCCGGAGTGTCTGCAATCGGTTTAACTAGTATTCTAGTAATGGCAGTTATGGACTATCGAATTGTTGTAGCATATTTATGCATCGTATTAATTGGAAGCTGTGTTGGTTTCCTTTACCATAACTTTTATCCTGCAAAGATATTTATGGGGGATACAGGGGCATTATTCCTCGGCTATTCCATTGCAGTTATCTCGATGCTTGGATTATTTAAAAACGTCGCCTTGTTTAGCTTTATCATTCCGATCATAGTAATTGCAGTCCCAATTTTTGATACCGTACTTGCAATTATCAGAAGGACAATCAGCAGACAAAGTCTAGCGACAGCCGATAAAAAACATATTCATTATCAATTAGTAAAAATGGGATTTAGCCATAGAGCATCAGTGTTGATTATATATGCTTTTAGTTTCTTTTTTGGTGTTTTGGCAATTACTTTTAACAGCGGGACATTGTTAACATCGCTTATCATTTTAGGAATAGTTGTTATCGGCCTTCAGGTTATGGCGGAGATGTCAGGTCTCATGTTAAAAGGTAAGCAACCATTATTAAATGGGATGCGTAGAATTGTTGGCGTGCGCGAACGGGGAAAATAA
- a CDS encoding alginate lyase family protein, translating into MKKIGYIVVALVMLLLGFFQSYKFACDGGSKLALPIDEVNAEENIHKGEDVSESTEIIVGDRVETVEKSNVSNSTVGYFQVLTSNLPIYDNRSGELEQVGTLTKGQVYPITGDYGNWHKIQFDNYYGYVYKENTAPATAEYLQNLGKDCKPTSDSFKAAKDLVVYDNSSGQLKAFGTIDKGQTYSIVSDYGKWWRILFAGRIGYVSKSSAFIDNFTEDDNAFMLTENASLSVIKDGKQIRVATLMAENIFERIEDYGNWHKVKYGSEVGYIWKAATKPATSEYKNNEIIGTLFTLIDSPVYASTKDTSPAAMVEGAQRVSIIKEVDANWYEIELAGRNLFIEAENVMDLNNVTFETENHPHMKTIREYLIDAPFTYDNQDTKENETIESANYLLQDKIRFNDYNGGIPIEYSNGIDWTKGPGIADEQQRSFLRQLHGLFFINDLSEAYSITEDKKYIEKGYGYIHDWMINNPYHKPKHNMAWHDEGTARRLSTLVNFFDVGKSILTDKQKLELFEIMVFHANLLADDDFYSENTNHGMFQDEGLIVFSKYFYDKKVLNDYYKLAVNRLDAYFESLISEDGVHLEHSPSYHQTIGGSLRAYGDILNAFDDIEMANKFYSKYNNMAKYATHVIKPDGTWPLIADTYAKDQPRTMMWPDDANYQYSVTKGKSGEMPTETNAVFPDAGYAVFRDQWTNPEEGAYVFFTAAYHTNYHKHSDDLSLWIYHDGEDIITEAAPYSYTLSDPVTQYAYSSFGHNTLIVDNEGLPRVDGKYESTYLQDYNIDDENHPNATGVNKRYEGVTHTRNLAYNKVQQAIQVNDTISSDENHNYKLLWHLAPGIVPVINTNTNEVTLKKDNVTLMVVNFESDDSLKLSSVYGDQDKLFKSWTFEYDYKNTETVKRDVHTIIVDIDGSESNVQTTFKFNSK; encoded by the coding sequence TTGAAAAAGATAGGTTATATTGTTGTAGCTTTGGTTATGTTGTTATTAGGATTTTTTCAATCTTATAAATTCGCATGTGATGGAGGATCCAAGCTGGCTTTACCTATAGATGAAGTCAATGCAGAAGAAAATATCCATAAAGGTGAAGATGTATCGGAATCAACCGAAATAATAGTTGGAGATAGGGTTGAAACAGTGGAGAAATCTAATGTTAGTAATAGTACGGTAGGTTATTTTCAAGTATTAACAAGTAATTTACCTATCTATGATAATCGTTCTGGTGAGTTAGAGCAGGTAGGGACACTTACAAAAGGCCAAGTATATCCAATTACAGGTGATTATGGCAACTGGCATAAGATTCAGTTTGATAATTATTATGGGTATGTGTATAAAGAAAACACTGCGCCAGCAACGGCCGAATATCTTCAGAATCTAGGTAAAGACTGTAAGCCAACTTCTGATTCTTTTAAGGCAGCTAAAGATCTGGTAGTTTATGATAATAGCTCTGGTCAATTAAAAGCGTTTGGAACAATTGATAAGGGTCAAACATACTCTATTGTTAGTGATTATGGAAAATGGTGGCGAATTCTGTTCGCTGGCAGAATTGGCTACGTAAGTAAAAGTAGTGCATTCATCGATAATTTTACTGAAGACGATAATGCCTTTATGTTGACTGAGAATGCGTCATTATCAGTGATAAAAGATGGAAAACAGATTAGAGTCGCAACATTAATGGCAGAGAACATCTTCGAAAGAATCGAAGACTATGGGAACTGGCATAAAGTGAAATATGGGAGTGAAGTTGGCTATATTTGGAAGGCGGCAACCAAACCAGCAACATCTGAATATAAGAATAATGAAATAATAGGAACCTTATTCACCCTAATCGATTCTCCGGTCTATGCTTCTACTAAGGATACAAGTCCAGCTGCCATGGTTGAAGGAGCACAACGAGTTTCGATTATTAAAGAAGTTGATGCAAACTGGTATGAAATTGAACTTGCGGGTAGAAACCTTTTCATTGAGGCAGAAAATGTGATGGATTTAAATAATGTTACATTTGAAACAGAGAATCACCCACATATGAAGACCATTCGAGAATACTTAATTGATGCACCATTTACTTATGATAATCAGGATACAAAAGAGAATGAAACCATTGAATCAGCAAACTATTTACTCCAGGATAAGATAAGGTTTAATGACTATAATGGTGGCATCCCGATTGAATATTCCAACGGCATTGATTGGACAAAAGGGCCTGGTATTGCGGATGAACAGCAGCGATCATTTTTAAGACAATTACATGGGCTATTCTTTATTAATGACCTTTCAGAGGCATATAGTATTACAGAGGATAAGAAATATATCGAAAAAGGGTATGGATATATTCATGACTGGATGATTAATAATCCGTATCACAAACCGAAACATAATATGGCATGGCATGATGAAGGTACAGCTAGACGTTTATCTACTTTGGTAAATTTCTTTGATGTTGGAAAGTCGATATTAACGGATAAGCAAAAACTCGAGCTATTTGAAATAATGGTTTTTCATGCCAATTTATTAGCAGATGACGATTTTTATTCAGAGAATACAAATCATGGAATGTTTCAAGATGAGGGCTTAATTGTATTCAGTAAATATTTCTATGATAAGAAAGTATTGAATGATTATTATAAACTTGCAGTAAATCGACTGGATGCTTATTTCGAAAGTCTTATTTCAGAAGATGGCGTACATCTTGAACATTCACCATCATACCACCAAACCATTGGGGGATCACTTCGGGCGTACGGAGATATACTAAATGCATTTGATGATATTGAAATGGCCAATAAGTTTTATTCGAAGTACAACAATATGGCTAAATATGCTACCCATGTTATTAAACCGGATGGAACCTGGCCCTTAATTGCTGATACATATGCAAAGGACCAGCCGCGGACAATGATGTGGCCAGACGATGCGAATTATCAATATTCGGTAACAAAAGGCAAATCCGGCGAGATGCCTACTGAAACAAATGCCGTATTCCCTGATGCCGGCTACGCGGTATTTAGAGATCAGTGGACAAATCCAGAGGAAGGAGCTTATGTATTCTTTACGGCTGCATACCATACGAATTATCATAAGCATTCAGATGATTTAAGCTTATGGATCTATCATGATGGTGAGGATATAATTACGGAAGCAGCACCATATAGTTACACATTATCGGATCCAGTTACCCAATATGCATATTCTTCATTCGGACATAATACATTGATTGTGGATAATGAAGGTTTACCAAGAGTTGATGGGAAATATGAAAGTACCTATTTGCAGGATTATAATATAGATGATGAAAATCATCCAAATGCAACTGGGGTAAATAAACGCTATGAAGGTGTAACACATACGAGAAATCTAGCTTACAATAAGGTACAGCAAGCCATTCAGGTAAATGATACAATAAGTTCAGATGAGAATCATAATTACAAATTGTTATGGCATTTAGCTCCAGGCATAGTACCAGTAATTAATACTAATACAAATGAAGTTACATTAAAAAAAGATAATGTAACATTAATGGTAGTTAATTTTGAAAGTGATGATTCACTTAAACTTTCGAGTGTGTATGGAGATCAAGATAAATTGTTCAAAAGTTGGACTTTTGAATATGATTATAAAAATACTGAAACAGTAAAGAGAGATGTCCATACGATTATTGTCGATATTGACGGTTCAGAAAGTAATGTTCAAACAACGTTCAAATTTAATAGCAAGTAG
- a CDS encoding NAD-dependent epimerase/dehydratase family protein has protein sequence MVDILVTGGCGFIGSKIVEKLVNKNYNVHVIDNLSTGKKENIDLDKVTLHVHDINEPEIEEVFKNNAFQCIIHQAAQTSVPVSIEDITSDTKINILGSVHLIDLANKYGVKKMIFASSAAIYGDPKQLPITETTAANPTSPYGLSKYSVEKYLQLAHSLYGLNYTILRYANVYGPKQTSLGEGGVVSIFDQYFRRNKTPIIFGDGLQTRDFIYVDDVAEANIAAIDSENGIYNVSCNKQTTIEQLFQFFKGIYGVAVEPIYEPSREGDIRHSILSNELTLKELNWEPKMTLEEGLKQTVTHVIDKEEK, from the coding sequence ATGGTAGATATTTTAGTTACAGGCGGATGCGGATTTATTGGTTCGAAAATAGTGGAGAAACTAGTAAACAAGAATTATAACGTGCATGTAATTGATAATTTGTCTACTGGAAAAAAAGAAAATATCGATTTAGACAAGGTAACATTACATGTTCATGATATTAATGAACCTGAAATCGAGGAAGTATTTAAAAACAATGCATTTCAATGCATTATCCATCAAGCAGCACAAACAAGTGTACCAGTATCGATTGAAGATATTACATCAGATACAAAGATAAATATTCTCGGCTCAGTCCATTTAATTGATTTAGCAAATAAATATGGTGTTAAAAAAATGATTTTCGCATCATCTGCAGCTATTTATGGTGATCCTAAGCAGCTTCCAATTACGGAAACTACTGCTGCTAATCCGACATCACCATATGGTTTATCAAAATACTCCGTTGAGAAGTATTTACAATTAGCACATAGTCTGTACGGACTAAATTATACGATTCTTCGTTACGCGAACGTATACGGTCCAAAACAAACGTCACTTGGTGAGGGTGGAGTTGTATCTATCTTTGATCAATACTTTAGAAGAAATAAAACGCCGATTATCTTTGGAGATGGCTTGCAAACCCGAGACTTTATTTACGTTGATGATGTTGCTGAAGCAAACATAGCAGCAATTGATTCTGAAAATGGGATTTATAATGTATCTTGTAATAAACAAACGACAATAGAACAGCTCTTCCAATTCTTTAAAGGTATCTATGGTGTTGCTGTAGAACCTATATATGAACCGAGCAGAGAAGGGGACATAAGGCATAGCATTCTCTCAAACGAATTAACTTTAAAAGAACTTAACTGGGAGCCAAAGATGACGTTGGAAGAAGGATTAAAACAAACTGTAACGCATGTTATTGATAAAGAGGAAAAGTAA
- a CDS encoding glycosyltransferase — MKRLKILVYGDQDLNIMDGSAIWLTSLINMLSLDQKVDVTLLLKAPIKRKHVIANIKDINSITVVEPFKLFESRKFENENRLTVKDATSVIETLNNKNDYDIIITRGKHLTEESLKKSYKSKQIPYITDFTHDAKKVGRSEKTFFRKVYKTYPNVFVQTEEMKQYLMKMLKVDGEKFIILHPTVVDIERPPVIGIKNYSIVYAGKFAKEWKTEEMIDVFQKVNEKNNAITLNVAGDKFQGELKERKNIILDKLKTTNGLNWIGTVSREESVNFIQSSDVGFAYRSEEIDNDHSLELSTKFLEYGINGKPIIARRTAQYEALLGKDYPLFANNEEELYQKLLLAFEDKEIYKNAALKCYVASEDYQISRVSKQVLSRLWMFNKKKTTILFAGHDFKFLNWYIKKCEEDPTINVLIDKWDGHNEHDIDHSEEMLQLADIIFCEWGLGNAVWYSKNKRRGQKLFVRIHRQEIDTPFLPSINYHNVEKVIVIVPHLFEEFNRLKQVPREKMIIIENMIDYRRFDKAKLKNVEYNLGIIGILPKLKRLDRALDIFEQLWIKNPQYKLYIKSKNPQDLPWLMGRDEERIFFEEVFERIETAAWKRNVIFDPHGNDVDEWLRKINFVLSTSDIEGSHVSPMEGMASGAVPIVYHWPGAETAYPSRFVAETVDQAVDKIENYKTLIDGYDLKAYPKRFDYDSRVKLFDELIFTETDQ; from the coding sequence GTGAAACGATTAAAAATTTTGGTTTATGGCGATCAGGACCTGAACATTATGGACGGGTCCGCTATCTGGCTAACGTCGCTCATTAACATGTTGTCACTGGATCAGAAAGTGGATGTGACGTTATTACTGAAGGCGCCAATAAAAAGAAAGCATGTCATCGCGAATATTAAGGATATAAATAGTATTACAGTTGTTGAGCCTTTTAAGCTTTTTGAAAGCAGGAAATTTGAGAATGAAAACAGACTAACGGTCAAAGATGCAACAAGTGTAATTGAAACCTTGAACAATAAAAATGATTACGACATAATTATTACTAGAGGAAAACATTTAACTGAGGAATCATTAAAGAAATCATATAAATCAAAACAGATACCTTATATTACAGATTTTACACATGACGCAAAGAAAGTGGGCCGTAGTGAAAAAACCTTTTTCAGAAAGGTATACAAGACCTACCCTAATGTGTTTGTACAAACAGAGGAAATGAAGCAATACTTAATGAAAATGCTGAAAGTAGATGGTGAAAAGTTCATTATATTGCACCCAACTGTAGTAGATATTGAACGACCACCAGTAATTGGCATAAAGAATTATTCAATCGTTTATGCAGGAAAATTCGCAAAGGAATGGAAAACGGAAGAAATGATTGATGTTTTCCAAAAGGTAAACGAAAAAAATAATGCTATTACATTGAACGTAGCAGGAGATAAATTTCAAGGTGAATTAAAAGAACGTAAAAATATTATTTTAGATAAATTAAAAACAACAAATGGATTAAACTGGATTGGGACAGTTAGCCGCGAAGAGTCGGTTAATTTTATTCAATCATCTGATGTCGGGTTTGCATACCGTTCAGAGGAAATTGACAATGACCACAGTTTAGAGCTATCAACGAAGTTCTTGGAATATGGGATAAACGGTAAACCGATAATCGCCAGAAGAACAGCGCAATATGAGGCATTATTAGGAAAGGATTATCCGCTATTCGCTAATAATGAAGAAGAGTTATATCAAAAATTACTATTAGCTTTTGAAGATAAGGAAATCTATAAGAATGCTGCTTTAAAATGTTATGTTGCAAGTGAGGATTATCAAATTTCCAGGGTAAGTAAGCAAGTACTTAGCAGGCTATGGATGTTTAATAAAAAGAAAACGACAATTCTCTTTGCGGGCCATGATTTTAAATTCCTGAATTGGTATATTAAAAAGTGTGAAGAAGATCCAACTATTAATGTGTTAATTGATAAGTGGGATGGCCATAATGAGCATGATATTGACCATAGTGAAGAAATGCTGCAGCTAGCCGATATTATCTTCTGTGAGTGGGGACTTGGGAATGCCGTTTGGTATTCAAAGAATAAGCGAAGAGGGCAGAAATTGTTCGTTCGTATACATCGACAAGAAATCGATACACCTTTCCTTCCTTCCATAAACTATCACAATGTGGAAAAGGTAATCGTGATTGTTCCGCACTTATTCGAGGAATTTAATCGATTAAAACAAGTTCCGAGGGAGAAAATGATTATTATTGAGAATATGATTGATTACAGACGTTTCGATAAAGCCAAATTAAAAAATGTCGAGTACAATCTAGGTATCATCGGCATCTTACCCAAACTGAAAAGACTAGACCGTGCATTAGATATATTTGAACAGCTCTGGATTAAAAACCCTCAATATAAACTATATATTAAGAGTAAAAACCCACAAGATTTGCCTTGGTTAATGGGACGTGATGAAGAAAGAATTTTCTTTGAGGAAGTTTTTGAACGAATTGAAACTGCTGCTTGGAAACGAAACGTCATTTTCGACCCTCATGGAAATGATGTGGATGAATGGCTCCGAAAAATAAACTTTGTTTTATCAACGAGTGATATTGAAGGGTCCCACGTATCACCAATGGAGGGAATGGCAAGTGGCGCTGTGCCAATTGTATACCACTGGCCGGGAGCAGAGACAGCCTATCCATCCAGATTCGTTGCAGAAACAGTAGACCAAGCAGTTGACAAGATTGAAAATTACAAGACATTGATAGATGGATATGACTTAAAAGCATATCCAAAACGCTTTGACTATGACTCAAGAGTGAAATTATTTGATGAATTGATATTTACTGAGACAGATCAATAA